The Antedon mediterranea chromosome 7, ecAntMedi1.1, whole genome shotgun sequence genome has a segment encoding these proteins:
- the LOC140054605 gene encoding ovomucoid-like isoform X1, translating into MKFVGLVCLLLLAVAVKPFSAGRGNKYRKSKHSSNPAITYYPRPGYQGFKCSDTVYYVCGNDGQTYRNMCELMKAMCTSTCLKFAYHGRCTKTGPRGCARCSSYYYWHTYHKVCGTDGVTYNSKCELCRQKCLTGNGELDVNYKGECETVQTPPNEVLTTTADPTTINPTTDSVTTPCRTECPLEDDPVCGSDDVTYPSPCILFAVRCTTGNTNLTIANEGPCITRGDV; encoded by the exons ATGAAGTTCGTTGGTCTTGTTTGTCTCCTGTTACTGGCTGTTGCCGTGAAACCATTCTCAGCTGGCCGAGGCAATAAATATCGAAAATCGAAACACAGCAGTAATCCAGCAATAACTTATTATCCTAGACCAGGCTACCAGGGCTTCAAGTGCTCGGATACTGTGTATTATGTTTGTGGAAACGATGGCCAAACATATCGTAATATGTGCGAGTTGATGAAGGCGATGTGTACATCCACTTGTCTAAAATTCGCTTACCATGGAAGGTGTACAAAAACTG GTCCTCGTGGATGCGCCAGATGCTCGAGCTATTATTACTGGCATACTTACCACAAAGTATGTGGCACCGACGGAGTTACTTACAATAGCAAATGCGAGTTGTGTCGTCAGAAGTGTTTGACTGGAAATGGTGAGCTAGATGTGAATTACAAGGGAGAGTGTGAAACAGTACAGACGCCACCaaatg AAGTTCTAACAACCACTGCTGACCCTACTACTATCAATCCAACGACAGATTCCGTGACGACACCGTGTCGTACTGAGTGTCCATTGGAGGATGATCCTGTGTGCGGAAGCGATGACGTAACGTATCCAAGTCCGTGTATTCTCTTTGCCGTTAGATGCACGACGGGTAATACGAACTTGACGATTGCTAACGAGGGACCGTGCATCACCCGTGGGGATGTCTAA
- the LOC140054605 gene encoding follistatin-like isoform X2, with the protein MKFVGLVCLLLLAVAVKPFSAGRGNKYRKSKHSSNPAITYYPRPGYQGFKCSDTVYYVCGNDGQTYRNMCELMKAMCTSTCLKFAYHGRCTKTGPRGCARCSSYYYWHTYHKVCGTDGVTYNSKCELCRQKCLTGNGELDVNYKGECETVQTPPNVLTTTADPTTINPTTDSVTTPCRTECPLEDDPVCGSDDVTYPSPCILFAVRCTTGNTNLTIANEGPCITRGDV; encoded by the exons ATGAAGTTCGTTGGTCTTGTTTGTCTCCTGTTACTGGCTGTTGCCGTGAAACCATTCTCAGCTGGCCGAGGCAATAAATATCGAAAATCGAAACACAGCAGTAATCCAGCAATAACTTATTATCCTAGACCAGGCTACCAGGGCTTCAAGTGCTCGGATACTGTGTATTATGTTTGTGGAAACGATGGCCAAACATATCGTAATATGTGCGAGTTGATGAAGGCGATGTGTACATCCACTTGTCTAAAATTCGCTTACCATGGAAGGTGTACAAAAACTG GTCCTCGTGGATGCGCCAGATGCTCGAGCTATTATTACTGGCATACTTACCACAAAGTATGTGGCACCGACGGAGTTACTTACAATAGCAAATGCGAGTTGTGTCGTCAGAAGTGTTTGACTGGAAATGGTGAGCTAGATGTGAATTACAAGGGAGAGTGTGAAACAGTACAGACGCCACCaaatg TTCTAACAACCACTGCTGACCCTACTACTATCAATCCAACGACAGATTCCGTGACGACACCGTGTCGTACTGAGTGTCCATTGGAGGATGATCCTGTGTGCGGAAGCGATGACGTAACGTATCCAAGTCCGTGTATTCTCTTTGCCGTTAGATGCACGACGGGTAATACGAACTTGACGATTGCTAACGAGGGACCGTGCATCACCCGTGGGGATGTCTAA